The Candidatus Palauibacter australiensis genome has a window encoding:
- the rplM gene encoding 50S ribosomal protein L13 codes for MKTYSVKAGEIERDWYVVDAADQVLGRLATRIATVLRGKHKPIYSTHLDTGDYVVVVNAERVRLTGNKADQKEYFRHSGYMGGERFIPFRRMLDRHPDRVIKLAVKGMLPKNTLGRQMLGKLRVYAGPEHPHAPQRPRPFDTIAE; via the coding sequence ATGAAGACGTACTCGGTGAAGGCGGGGGAGATCGAGCGGGACTGGTACGTGGTCGACGCCGCGGATCAGGTGCTCGGCCGTCTCGCGACGAGGATCGCGACCGTCCTTCGCGGAAAGCACAAGCCGATCTACAGCACGCACCTCGACACCGGCGACTACGTCGTCGTGGTGAACGCCGAGCGTGTGCGGCTGACCGGAAACAAGGCGGATCAGAAGGAGTACTTCCGACATTCCGGCTACATGGGCGGAGAGCGCTTCATCCCCTTCCGGCGCATGCTCGACCGACACCCCGACCGGGTGATCAAGCTGGCCGTAAAGGGCATGCTCCCGAAGAACACGCTCGGTCGGCAGATGCTCGGAAAGCTGCGGGTATACGCGGGGCCGGAGCATCCGCACGCGCCTCAGCGCCCCCGCCCCTTCGACACGATCGCGGAATAG